A region from the Branchiostoma lanceolatum isolate klBraLanc5 chromosome 2, klBraLanc5.hap2, whole genome shotgun sequence genome encodes:
- the LOC136426461 gene encoding loricrin-like → MNKTHLVLKYSLIVLGVKSKTTKLRTWRPKFTPSPLYAGWNGSAQLGGATVGPGGGVVGAVTFCGGATVGPGEGVVGAVTFCGGATVGPGEGVVGAVTFCGGATVGPGEGVVGAVTFCGGATVGPGEGVVGAVTFCGGTTVGPGGGVVGAVTFCGGATVGPGEGVVGAVTFCGGATVGPGEGVVGAVTFCGGTTVGPGGGVVGAVTFCGGATVGPGEGVVGAVTFCGGTTVGPGGGVVGAVTFCGGTTVGPGEGVVGAVTFCGGTTVGPGGGVVGAVTFCGGTTVGPGEGVVGAVTFCGGTTVGPGGGVVGAVTFCGGATVVPGGGVVGAVTFCVGDQITALNGRLECPLLLLLILQQITY, encoded by the coding sequence ATGAATAAGACTCACCTCGTCCTGAAGTACTCTCTCATCGTCTTAGGGGTCAAATCGAAGACGACGAAGCTGAGGACATGGCGACCAAAGTTCACGCCCTCCCCGCTGTACGCCGGCTGGAACGGGTCCGCACAACTGGGAGGTGCCACTGTCGGGCCGGGAGGGGGCGTGGTGGGAGCGGTGACGTTCTGTGGAGGTGCCACTGTCGGGCCGGGAGAGGGCGTGGTGGGAGCGGTGACGTTCTGTGGAGGTGCCACTGTCGGGCCGGGAGAGGGCGTGGTGGGAGCGGTGACGTTCTGTGGAGGTGCCACTGTCGGGCCGGGAGAGGGCGTGGTGGGAGCGGTGACGTTCTGTGGAGGTGCCACTGTCGGGCCGGGAGAGGGCGTGGTGGGAGCGGTGACGTTCTGTGGAGGTACCACTGTCGGGCCGGGAGGGGGCGTGGTGGGAGCGGTGACGTTCTGTGGAGGTGCCACTGTCGGGCCGGGAGAGGGCGTGGTGGGAGCGGTGACGTTCTGTGGAGGTGCCACTGTCGGGCCGGGAGAGGGCGTGGTGGGAGCGGTGACGTTCTGTGGAGGTACCACTGTCGGGCCGGGAGGGGGCGTGGTGGGAGCGGTGACGTTCTGTGGAGGTGCCACTGTCGGGCCGGGAGAGGGCGTGGTGGGAGCGGTGACGTTCTGTGGAGGTACCACTGTCGGGCCGGGAGGGGGCGTGGTGGGAGCGGTGACGTTCTGTGGAGGTACCACTGTCGGGCCGGGAGAGGGCGTGGTGGGAGCGGTGACGTTCTGTGGAGGTACCACTGTCGGGCCGGGAGGGGGCGTGGTGGGAGCGGTGACGTTCTGTGGAGGTACCACTGTCGGGCCGGGAGAGGGCGTGGTGGGAGCGGTGACGTTCTGTGGAGGTACCACTGTCGGGCCGGGAGGGGGCGTGGTGGGAGCGGTGACGTTCTGTGGAGGTGCCACTGTCGTGCCGGGAGGGGGCGTGGTGGGAGCGGTGACGTTCTGTGTGGGGGACCAGATAACAGCGTTGAATGGTAGGCTCGAATGCCCACTGCTTCTTTTACTCATCCTACAACAGATTACCTATTAA